One window of Desulfobacca acetoxidans DSM 11109 genomic DNA carries:
- the ahbD gene encoding heme b synthase: MIKPLDKTTCTGNPQTPPLRLLAWETTRRCNLACAHCRAAAGMGPYEGELTTAEGKALLDDVAGMGPAVIILTGGEPLLRKDIFELAAYGAGLGHRMVMAVNGTLLTPEIARRLKEANIQRLSISLDGASAASHDRLRQVPGAFDAALHGIKVLQEAGLPFQINTTVIVANRNELPAIYDLAQKLGAAAHHVFVLVPTGRGEQIKDQLLSAEDYEETLCWLLARQREGRLHIKPTCAPQYYRLWRQDAAARGEKISPLTHGMEAMTKGCLGGQGFAFVSYRGVVQPCGYLELPAGDIRQQAFSRIWVESPLFAALRHLEGYHGKCSRCEYRKVCGGCRARAYALTGDVLGDEPLCLYEPRNAS; encoded by the coding sequence ATGATTAAACCACTTGACAAAACAACATGTACCGGTAATCCCCAGACCCCGCCGCTGCGCCTCCTGGCCTGGGAGACTACAAGGCGCTGTAACTTGGCCTGTGCTCACTGTCGGGCGGCCGCCGGGATGGGGCCCTACGAGGGCGAGTTGACCACCGCCGAGGGCAAGGCCCTGTTGGACGATGTGGCAGGCATGGGACCGGCGGTGATTATTCTGACCGGGGGGGAGCCGCTGCTTAGGAAAGACATCTTTGAACTGGCCGCCTATGGCGCCGGTTTGGGTCATCGGATGGTCATGGCGGTGAATGGCACCCTGCTAACTCCTGAAATCGCCCGGCGGCTCAAAGAAGCTAACATCCAGCGGTTGAGCATCTCTTTGGATGGGGCCAGTGCCGCCAGCCATGACCGGTTGCGCCAGGTTCCTGGGGCTTTTGACGCTGCTTTACACGGGATCAAGGTTCTTCAGGAGGCCGGCCTGCCCTTCCAGATTAACACCACAGTCATTGTCGCCAACCGGAATGAACTGCCGGCCATTTACGATCTGGCCCAGAAGCTCGGGGCGGCGGCGCATCATGTGTTTGTGTTGGTTCCCACCGGCCGGGGGGAGCAGATCAAAGATCAACTGCTGTCAGCCGAGGATTATGAAGAGACCCTGTGTTGGCTATTGGCCCGTCAGCGTGAGGGCCGTCTTCATATCAAACCCACCTGCGCCCCGCAATATTATCGCCTCTGGCGGCAGGACGCCGCTGCTAGAGGAGAGAAAATCTCCCCCCTGACCCACGGTATGGAGGCCATGACCAAAGGCTGTCTGGGCGGCCAGGGTTTTGCTTTCGTCTCATATCGGGGGGTAGTGCAGCCCTGCGGCTACCTGGAGTTGCCGGCGGGTGATATCCGGCAACAGGCATTTTCCCGCATCTGGGTCGAATCGCCTCTTTTTGCCGCCCTCCGCCACCTGGAAGGCTACCATGGCAAATGCAGCCGCTGCGAATACCGCAAGGTCTGCGGCGGTTGCCGGGCCCGGGCCTACGCCTTGACCGGCGATGTTTTAGGGGACGAGCCGCTTTGCCTCTACGAACCGAGAAACGCATCATGA
- the hemB gene encoding porphobilinogen synthase → MELPYRPRRLRRREPLRRLVRETCLHPDDFIYPLFVAPGKKVKDPIASMPGIYRWSVDLVSGEVEAAYNAGVPAILLFGLPEQKDELGSEASKRTGAVQRAIKQIKKAVPEMLIITDVCLCGYTSHGHCGLVREGEVDNDATLELLAQVALSHAEAGADLVAPSDMMDGRVLAIREALDERGFEMTAVMSYAVKYASAFYGPFREAAESAPQFGDRRSYQMDPANIREAFREAALDIEEGADIIMVKPALPYLDVISQLRGEIDQPLAAYQVSGEYSMIKAAATNGWLDESTAMLESLLCIKRAGADMILTYFAKEVASLLRSA, encoded by the coding sequence ATGGAGTTGCCTTATCGCCCCCGTCGGCTGCGCCGGAGAGAACCGTTGCGCCGTCTGGTCCGGGAAACCTGCCTGCATCCGGATGATTTCATCTACCCGCTTTTTGTGGCGCCGGGGAAAAAGGTCAAAGACCCTATTGCCTCCATGCCCGGTATCTACCGCTGGTCTGTGGATCTGGTAAGCGGCGAAGTCGAAGCGGCTTATAACGCCGGGGTTCCGGCGATATTACTCTTCGGCCTGCCGGAGCAGAAAGATGAGTTGGGGAGCGAGGCCAGCAAACGCACCGGCGCGGTCCAGCGGGCCATCAAGCAGATCAAAAAAGCCGTCCCGGAGATGCTGATCATTACCGATGTCTGCCTCTGCGGCTATACCAGTCACGGGCACTGTGGCCTGGTTCGAGAAGGGGAGGTTGACAACGACGCCACCCTGGAGCTGCTGGCGCAGGTAGCCCTATCCCACGCTGAGGCCGGGGCTGATCTGGTAGCCCCTTCCGATATGATGGATGGGCGGGTTCTGGCCATTCGGGAGGCCCTGGATGAGCGCGGGTTTGAAATGACAGCCGTTATGTCCTACGCGGTAAAATACGCCTCCGCCTTCTACGGGCCGTTTCGGGAGGCGGCAGAGTCTGCCCCTCAGTTCGGTGATCGGCGCTCTTATCAGATGGATCCGGCCAATATCCGGGAGGCCTTCCGGGAAGCGGCCCTGGATATCGAAGAAGGGGCCGACATCATTATGGTAAAACCGGCCTTACCCTATCTGGACGTCATCTCCCAGTTGCGGGGAGAGATTGATCAACCCCTGGCCGCCTACCAGGTAAGCGGTGAATACAGCATGATCAAGGCGGCCGCAACCAACGGCTGGCTGGACGAATCGACCGCCATGCTGGAATCCCTGCTTTGCATCAAGCGGGCCGGGGCGGACATGATCCTGACGTATTTTGCCAAAGAAGTAGCCAGTCTGCTCAGGTCAGCATAG
- a CDS encoding glycosyl hydrolase family 8, with the protein MASMFMLPQKLRRTVLYYCLLAHLRYRWHLVGAAGLILVSTLASHCVAPPEKEFLQRVDAALAASWEFYRVHYILPDGRVRRSENRDDAISEGQAYALLRAVWSDDQFTFNRVYSWTKNHLSQQPLKGSHLLAWHWGQSEGGQWRLIDINSATDADLDYALALILAERRWGRSTQPLPDYLTQAKLVLQDILAKETCRDPWGRLWLTPGDWAACKQPLLLNPSYFSPAWYRVFFDLTQDPRWLELAESTAWGLEQISAHLGDQAGVGLVPDWCLLTENQRFAPAPGQSHLFGWDAIRVPWRVSLGVLWFHDIRGKKFLARTFIPFCRHQWAATGKLSAIYDYTGRPAAEYDSPVLYASLVGAALAVGDRPLAQQAAEKILGFYHQTPDGGYFNRPDDYYGNNWAWFGLATYRGRVRP; encoded by the coding sequence ATGGCCTCAATGTTTATGTTGCCCCAGAAACTCCGCCGTACCGTACTGTATTACTGCCTCCTGGCTCATCTCCGGTACCGCTGGCATTTGGTTGGCGCTGCCGGATTGATCCTGGTCTCGACTCTGGCAAGCCATTGCGTCGCGCCGCCCGAAAAAGAATTCCTGCAGCGTGTAGACGCCGCCTTAGCTGCCAGTTGGGAATTTTATCGAGTCCATTATATCCTGCCCGATGGCAGAGTAAGGCGTTCAGAAAACCGTGACGACGCCATCTCCGAAGGACAGGCCTATGCCCTGCTGCGGGCCGTGTGGAGCGATGACCAATTCACCTTTAACCGGGTGTATTCCTGGACAAAAAACCATCTTTCCCAACAGCCGCTCAAAGGCAGCCATCTTTTGGCCTGGCATTGGGGACAGAGTGAAGGTGGACAATGGCGCCTCATAGATATCAACAGCGCGACTGATGCCGATCTGGACTACGCCCTGGCTCTCATCCTGGCGGAACGGCGCTGGGGGCGGTCCACACAACCTCTACCGGATTACCTGACGCAGGCCAAACTCGTACTCCAGGACATTTTGGCCAAGGAAACCTGTAGGGATCCCTGGGGCCGCCTTTGGTTGACACCGGGGGACTGGGCGGCCTGTAAACAACCCCTGCTGCTGAATCCATCATATTTTTCGCCAGCCTGGTACCGGGTATTTTTCGACCTGACGCAGGACCCCCGCTGGCTGGAACTCGCAGAGAGTACAGCCTGGGGACTGGAGCAGATAAGCGCTCACTTGGGCGATCAAGCCGGTGTCGGTTTGGTTCCGGACTGGTGCCTGTTGACCGAAAACCAACGTTTTGCTCCGGCTCCCGGCCAGAGCCACTTGTTCGGCTGGGACGCTATCCGGGTACCCTGGCGGGTAAGCCTCGGGGTATTGTGGTTTCACGATATCCGGGGGAAAAAATTCCTTGCCAGGACATTCATCCCTTTCTGCCGACACCAATGGGCGGCCACCGGCAAGCTCTCTGCCATTTATGACTATACCGGGCGCCCGGCGGCGGAGTATGATAGTCCGGTGCTTTATGCCAGCCTCGTGGGGGCGGCCCTGGCTGTCGGAGATCGCCCGCTGGCGCAGCAGGCGGCCGAGAAGATTCTCGGTTTTTATCATCAGACACCAGACGGCGGCTACTTCAACCGCCCGGATGATTACTACGGCAACAACTGGGCCTGGTTCGGGTTGGCGACGTATCGCGGTCGGGTAAGGCCATAA
- a CDS encoding YbgA family protein has protein sequence MEEQTVIGKIRLGISACLLGEKVRYDGGHKLDRFITETLGRYVEFKPVCPEVECGLGIPREAMRLVGEIDHPRLQTIRSKIDYTQQMLTWAMNRVKELEADNLHGFIFKSNSPSSGMERVKVYDDKGIPVKKGVGLFARTFMEHFPLLPVEDEGRLHDPKLRENFIEAIFTFKRWRDTLAGGYNVRKLVDFHTRHKLLILSHSQAHYRQMGRLVAHGREQPVEALYSRYQQLLLESLRLKTTVKKHLNVLYHLLGYFKKELSGDEKQELLEIINHYQRGDVPLIVPLTLINHYVRKYQQPYLKEQYYLHPHPVELHLRF, from the coding sequence ATGGAAGAACAGACAGTCATCGGCAAAATTCGGCTTGGCATCAGTGCCTGCCTGTTAGGTGAGAAGGTTCGTTATGATGGAGGCCATAAACTGGATCGTTTTATCACCGAGACCTTGGGCCGCTATGTGGAATTTAAGCCGGTCTGCCCCGAAGTGGAGTGCGGTCTGGGTATCCCGCGGGAGGCTATGCGGTTAGTAGGTGAGATTGATCATCCCCGCCTGCAGACTATCCGCAGCAAGATCGATTATACCCAACAGATGCTCACCTGGGCCATGAACCGGGTAAAGGAGTTGGAAGCTGATAATCTCCACGGCTTTATCTTTAAGAGCAACTCGCCCAGCAGCGGCATGGAGCGGGTCAAGGTGTATGACGACAAAGGCATCCCGGTAAAAAAAGGCGTTGGCCTGTTCGCCCGAACTTTTATGGAACACTTCCCCCTGTTGCCGGTGGAAGATGAGGGCCGTCTGCATGATCCCAAGTTGCGGGAGAATTTTATCGAGGCAATTTTCACGTTTAAACGCTGGCGCGACACCCTGGCAGGGGGATATAACGTCAGAAAGCTGGTGGATTTCCACACCCGGCATAAGCTGCTCATCCTGTCCCACAGCCAGGCTCACTACCGACAGATGGGGCGATTGGTCGCCCATGGCAGGGAACAGCCGGTCGAAGCATTATATTCCCGTTATCAGCAGTTGCTCTTGGAAAGCCTGCGGTTAAAAACCACTGTCAAGAAGCATCTTAATGTATTATATCACCTGTTGGGTTATTTCAAAAAGGAATTAAGCGGAGACGAGAAGCAGGAACTATTAGAAATAATCAATCATTATCAGCGGGGTGATGTGCCCCTCATCGTTCCCCTGACCCTGATCAATCACTACGTGCGGAAATATCAGCAGCCCTACCTGAAGGAGCAGTATTATCTGCATCCCCATCCCGTGGAGCTGCACCTCAGGTTTTGA
- a CDS encoding FKBP-type peptidyl-prolyl cis-trans isomerase: MVEVKDGMYVQVHYVGSLDDGTVFDDSREGQPLEFQIGRQGVIPGFEQAVLEMALNEQKKITLSPMEAYGERQDNLLREFPITALGKNTVEPGQNLWFNSPRGPVTGMVVSLTPDNFTVDFNHPLAGKNLTFQLTLVGITDRPTQATCCSCGADPSSCGSGCSG, encoded by the coding sequence ATGGTGGAAGTAAAGGATGGCATGTATGTCCAGGTACATTACGTGGGCTCACTGGATGATGGCACCGTCTTTGACGACAGTCGGGAAGGACAGCCCCTGGAATTCCAGATAGGCCGCCAGGGGGTGATTCCGGGTTTTGAGCAGGCCGTACTGGAAATGGCCTTGAATGAACAGAAGAAGATCACCTTATCGCCAATGGAGGCCTATGGCGAACGACAGGATAATCTTTTGCGAGAATTTCCGATAACCGCCCTTGGCAAGAATACGGTGGAACCGGGCCAGAATCTTTGGTTTAACAGTCCGCGCGGGCCGGTAACGGGCATGGTCGTTTCGCTGACGCCGGATAATTTCACGGTCGATTTTAACCATCCGTTAGCCGGGAAAAATCTAACCTTTCAACTTACCTTAGTAGGCATCACAGATCGCCCCACCCAGGCAACATGCTGTTCCTGCGGGGCTGATCCCTCAAGCTGCGGCTCGGGTTGCAGCGGCTGA
- the malQ gene encoding 4-alpha-glucanotransferase: MTGSNKELLLAELASLYGLAPSYTDNAGQNHPTTSSTQAAILRTMGLQCQSEVALREELNRRRCLPWTRLTPPVLALCQSQYPAVWDFHTLLQRGRLPHDLKGSWEILDESGQCIHSADFGPELQVIEVKNFGTDCFGRTAIPLPQTLALGYYDLKVRVETSGFERESRTLLIIAPERVYTPMALLTRRLWGFSVPLYALRSQTDWGIGDLGDLQRLLGWAAGLQASVIGLNPLHHLGLHLDQNVSPYYPTSRCYSNPLYLDLSQVPELATCRSAQEYLAQPQVQRQLDELRQGQRINYPAVATLKFKVLEMLLNTFLEQHGLPALPLTTRGRDFAAFLACEGEPLQRFATFLALSESWRTAGCSYATWQEWPSVYHNPQGPAVAEFAYTHQRQILLYAYAQWLLAGQLQDTSMAAAAWNLPLGLYFDLAVGVNPGGFDTWAEPGLFALDADIGAPPDEFSPLGQNWGLAPLLPEHLRESRYRYFIRMVRHNCPPVGALRLDHVMGLFRLYWIPKGLSPAEGVYVQYPAEEMLKILALESVRRQTAIIGEDLGTVAPYIRDILGGYRILSTRLFYFERRDDGSFTPAEDYPDWVATSITTHDLPTLAGFWQGQDIQMRQQLNLFPNNQAATRAWEDRRRAKLAILSLLQHKGWLPPDTAQNLAESPELPEEVKWRVISHLAQTPCRLLLLSLEDIFGWLDQQNLPGTKDEYPNWRVKLPKLLEEIEKAKEPQQAAEIIGCFRD; this comes from the coding sequence ATGACGGGATCTAACAAGGAACTTCTGCTGGCTGAGTTAGCCTCCCTCTACGGCCTGGCACCTTCTTACACCGATAACGCCGGCCAGAACCATCCCACCACCTCCTCAACCCAGGCCGCCATTCTCAGGACCATGGGTCTTCAGTGCCAGAGTGAGGTTGCTCTGCGAGAGGAATTGAATCGCCGCCGTTGTCTGCCTTGGACCAGGCTGACACCGCCGGTGTTGGCCCTCTGCCAGTCGCAGTACCCGGCGGTTTGGGATTTTCACACCCTCTTGCAGAGAGGGCGGCTTCCCCACGACCTGAAAGGCTCCTGGGAAATTCTGGATGAATCCGGTCAGTGTATTCATTCCGCCGACTTCGGCCCGGAACTGCAGGTAATAGAGGTCAAAAATTTCGGAACCGATTGTTTTGGCCGGACTGCAATCCCGTTGCCCCAGACATTGGCGCTAGGCTATTATGATCTCAAAGTCCGGGTGGAGACCTCCGGATTCGAGCGGGAGAGCCGGACGCTGCTCATCATCGCACCGGAGCGGGTTTATACCCCGATGGCCTTGCTCACCAGACGCTTGTGGGGTTTTAGCGTTCCGTTATATGCCCTCCGCAGCCAGACCGACTGGGGCATAGGTGATCTGGGCGATCTGCAGCGCCTGCTGGGGTGGGCGGCAGGGCTCCAAGCCAGCGTTATCGGTCTCAACCCGCTGCATCATCTAGGCCTGCACTTAGACCAGAACGTCAGTCCTTATTATCCCACCAGCCGCTGTTATTCCAATCCTCTCTATCTTGACCTCAGTCAGGTACCGGAACTGGCCACTTGTCGATCGGCTCAGGAATACCTGGCCCAACCCCAGGTGCAACGGCAATTGGATGAGCTGCGGCAGGGCCAGCGGATTAACTATCCTGCCGTTGCCACATTGAAATTCAAAGTGCTGGAGATGCTGTTAAATACCTTTTTGGAGCAGCACGGCCTTCCGGCTTTACCTCTGACCACACGCGGCAGGGATTTTGCCGCCTTCCTGGCGTGCGAAGGTGAACCCCTGCAGCGTTTTGCGACATTTCTGGCGCTCTCGGAATCCTGGCGAACAGCAGGCTGTTCTTACGCGACCTGGCAAGAGTGGCCGTCGGTCTATCACAACCCTCAAGGTCCGGCTGTGGCTGAATTCGCCTATACCCACCAACGCCAGATCCTGCTTTACGCCTATGCTCAATGGCTGCTGGCCGGACAACTGCAGGATACCTCGATGGCCGCGGCGGCTTGGAATCTGCCCCTCGGGTTATACTTCGATCTGGCCGTGGGCGTCAATCCCGGAGGTTTTGACACCTGGGCCGAGCCGGGCCTCTTTGCCTTGGACGCCGATATTGGTGCTCCCCCGGATGAATTCAGTCCTTTGGGGCAAAACTGGGGTCTGGCGCCGCTGCTCCCCGAACACCTGCGGGAGAGCCGCTACCGGTATTTTATCCGTATGGTGCGCCACAACTGCCCCCCCGTGGGGGCCCTGCGGCTGGACCACGTTATGGGCCTCTTTCGCCTCTATTGGATTCCCAAAGGACTCAGTCCGGCGGAGGGGGTCTACGTGCAGTATCCTGCTGAAGAAATGCTCAAGATCCTTGCCCTGGAGAGCGTCCGGAGGCAGACGGCCATTATCGGGGAGGATTTGGGTACCGTGGCCCCTTATATCCGCGATATTTTGGGCGGCTACCGGATTCTGTCCACCCGGTTGTTTTACTTCGAGCGTCGGGATGACGGTTCATTCACCCCGGCCGAAGATTATCCGGACTGGGTGGCGACCTCCATCACCACCCACGATCTTCCCACCCTGGCCGGTTTCTGGCAGGGGCAAGATATCCAGATGCGGCAACAGTTAAACCTTTTCCCCAACAACCAGGCGGCAACCCGAGCCTGGGAAGACCGTCGGAGAGCCAAACTGGCCATCTTGAGCCTGCTGCAGCACAAAGGCTGGCTACCCCCCGATACCGCGCAGAATCTGGCGGAATCGCCGGAACTGCCAGAAGAGGTAAAATGGAGAGTAATCTCGCACCTGGCCCAAACGCCCTGCCGCCTGCTGCTTCTGAGCCTGGAGGATATTTTCGGCTGGCTGGACCAACAGAATCTGCCGGGCACTAAAGATGAGTACCCGAATTGGCGGGTGAAGTTACCTAAACTCCTTGAGGAAATCGAAAAGGCGAAGGAGCCGCAACAGGCAGCCGAGATTATCGGCTGCTTTCGGGATTAG
- a CDS encoding alpha-amylase family glycosyl hydrolase: MTRQPPIIYNLFPLLAGSIPQWERHLDRIAGMGFNWIYLNPFHYPGFSGSLYAVKDYYAFHPRCIAGVTGDPFDALGHFVSEARDRGLSVMLDLVLNHTASDALLVTEHPEWYAKNPDGSIKHPSCIDPADATRVTVWGDLAELAYWPLPDPDGLLDYFLGVISRYLEVGFRGFRCDAAYKVPGEFWARLIGRTRRINPDVCLVAETLGCRLPEIRQLKKAGFDFLYNSSKWWDYQASWCLEQYRANRRIAPSISFPETHDTPRLIAEVGGNQAVVKQRYLFAAFFSTGLLMPMGYEFGLPARLNVVHTRPDQWQEKQYDLTDFIAQVNRMKLACPVLWGEGPIRRLTRSGRPVVLLRKSSETHPGQVLALINATLSSQTGVKLNWPKLLGQPGGTIQELTPQAATMLPGDTIKIDLEPAEMRLFYSAKV; this comes from the coding sequence ATGACTCGCCAACCTCCTATAATCTATAATCTGTTTCCATTGTTAGCCGGTTCCATACCTCAATGGGAGAGGCACCTGGACCGGATCGCCGGGATGGGCTTTAACTGGATATACCTGAATCCGTTTCATTATCCCGGCTTTTCCGGCAGTCTATACGCCGTCAAGGACTATTACGCTTTTCATCCCCGCTGTATTGCGGGAGTCACGGGCGACCCTTTTGACGCCTTGGGACATTTTGTCAGTGAGGCCAGGGACCGAGGGTTGTCAGTAATGCTAGACCTGGTCCTCAATCATACGGCCAGCGACGCCTTGCTGGTGACCGAACATCCCGAGTGGTATGCCAAAAACCCGGACGGCAGTATCAAGCACCCGTCCTGTATTGATCCGGCGGATGCCACCAGAGTAACAGTGTGGGGTGACCTGGCCGAACTGGCCTACTGGCCGCTGCCCGACCCCGATGGATTATTGGATTATTTCTTAGGAGTCATAAGCCGCTATTTAGAGGTAGGTTTCCGAGGCTTCCGTTGCGATGCCGCCTACAAGGTACCGGGGGAATTCTGGGCCCGCCTGATTGGCCGCACCCGCCGGATAAATCCCGATGTCTGCTTGGTAGCCGAAACCCTCGGCTGCCGTCTACCGGAGATCAGGCAGTTAAAAAAGGCGGGATTTGACTTTCTTTACAACAGCTCCAAGTGGTGGGATTATCAGGCATCCTGGTGCCTGGAACAGTATCGGGCCAATCGCAGAATTGCTCCCTCCATCAGTTTTCCCGAAACCCACGACACCCCCCGGCTGATCGCCGAGGTTGGTGGCAATCAGGCGGTGGTAAAGCAACGCTATCTTTTTGCCGCCTTCTTCTCCACAGGTCTGCTCATGCCCATGGGCTACGAGTTCGGCCTGCCCGCAAGATTGAACGTGGTCCACACCCGGCCGGACCAGTGGCAGGAAAAGCAGTATGATCTGACGGATTTTATCGCCCAGGTGAACCGGATGAAACTTGCCTGTCCGGTACTTTGGGGAGAAGGACCGATCAGAAGGCTGACCAGGTCGGGGCGGCCGGTGGTCTTGCTGCGGAAATCATCGGAAACCCACCCCGGTCAGGTTTTAGCCCTGATTAATGCCACGCTAAGCTCCCAAACCGGGGTTAAGTTGAATTGGCCCAAACTCCTCGGACAACCCGGGGGCACGATCCAAGAACTCACCCCGCAAGCGGCAACGATGTTGCCGGGGGATACCATCAAGATTGACCTGGAACCGGCGGAGATGCGGCTGTTTTATAGCGCCAAGGTTTAG
- the tsaA gene encoding tRNA (N6-threonylcarbamoyladenosine(37)-N6)-methyltransferase TrmO yields MELPEKLPQGNNATSCSMMLQPVGVIKSKIKEPFLSATDDGIKMQGEIDAVRKKIRQAQEEISDIIINPHLLDILDGIEQYSHLIVLYWAHKVPEQGRSLVKVHPMGRKEFSQVGIFCTCSPARPNPVLMCVVKLCGRQENVLQVTGLDAIDGSPVVDIKPYVRRFYPEEEILIPEWMQRLHQEIDAGDR; encoded by the coding sequence ATGGAACTGCCGGAAAAGTTGCCTCAGGGTAATAATGCAACCTCTTGCAGCATGATGCTGCAGCCTGTAGGAGTTATCAAAAGTAAAATCAAAGAACCTTTCCTGTCCGCTACAGACGACGGCATTAAAATGCAGGGAGAAATCGACGCCGTCAGGAAAAAAATCCGGCAGGCGCAGGAGGAGATCTCAGACATCATCATCAATCCACATCTGTTGGACATCCTCGACGGCATTGAGCAATATTCTCACCTCATAGTGTTATATTGGGCACATAAGGTTCCGGAACAGGGCCGTTCACTGGTTAAGGTGCATCCTATGGGGAGAAAAGAATTCTCGCAGGTAGGCATCTTTTGCACCTGCAGTCCGGCCCGGCCCAATCCTGTGCTCATGTGCGTCGTGAAGCTGTGCGGACGCCAGGAGAATGTGCTGCAAGTCACCGGACTGGATGCAATAGATGGCAGCCCCGTGGTTGATATCAAGCCGTACGTCAGGAGATTCTACCCTGAAGAAGAGATACTGATCCCGGAATGGATGCAGCGGCTGCACCAGGAAATTGACGCCGGGGACCGGTGA
- the hemC gene encoding hydroxymethylbilane synthase, whose protein sequence is MKNHLRIGTRGSALALAQAAWVQQQIQGRYPQITVDLEIIKTTGDKIQDVALAKIGGKGLFTKEIEMAILSGEVDLGVHSMKDVPTEIPLGLVIGITTVREDPRDAFISRKYRSLAEIPLGGRIGTGSLRRRAQLLHLRPDLEIVPLRGNVDTRLRKLTEADLDAIILAAAGLHRLGRAAEITAILPETQMLPAIGQGALGLEYRQDDAVTMELLEFLDDPETRVAVAAERAFLARLEGGCQVPIAAMGTLKKGELFLDGLIGDLAGSRIYREQLSRPPAAAADLGQQLAETLLKRGGAQILSEVYGRVFD, encoded by the coding sequence GTGAAAAACCACCTCCGCATCGGCACTCGGGGCAGCGCCCTGGCTCTGGCCCAGGCTGCCTGGGTGCAGCAACAGATTCAAGGACGCTATCCCCAGATAACCGTGGATTTAGAGATCATCAAAACTACCGGGGATAAGATTCAGGACGTGGCGCTGGCCAAGATCGGCGGCAAGGGCTTGTTTACCAAAGAGATTGAGATGGCCATCCTGTCCGGAGAGGTGGACCTGGGCGTCCACAGTATGAAGGACGTGCCTACCGAGATTCCCCTCGGTTTGGTCATCGGCATCACCACGGTCCGGGAAGATCCTCGGGACGCCTTTATCTCCCGAAAATATCGATCATTGGCGGAAATCCCCTTAGGCGGCCGCATCGGCACCGGCAGCCTGCGCCGCCGGGCCCAGCTCCTGCACCTGCGTCCGGACCTGGAAATAGTTCCGCTGCGGGGCAATGTCGACACCCGTTTGCGGAAGCTGACCGAAGCAGACCTGGACGCCATCATCCTGGCCGCCGCCGGTCTGCACAGGTTAGGACGGGCGGCAGAGATCACCGCCATCCTGCCGGAGACCCAGATGCTGCCGGCCATCGGCCAGGGGGCCTTGGGGCTGGAATACCGACAGGATGATGCTGTTACCATGGAACTGTTGGAGTTCTTGGATGATCCCGAAACCAGGGTAGCGGTGGCTGCCGAGCGGGCATTTTTGGCAAGACTGGAAGGCGGTTGCCAGGTGCCCATTGCGGCCATGGGTACATTAAAAAAAGGCGAGCTCTTCCTGGACGGCCTCATCGGCGATCTCGCAGGCAGCCGTATCTACCGGGAGCAACTCAGCCGCCCGCCCGCGGCCGCCGCTGACCTGGGCCAGCAGTTGGCAGAAACGCTCCTGAAACGGGGCGGGGCGCAGATCTTATCGGAGGTCTATGGACGGGTGTTTGACTGA
- a CDS encoding DarT ssDNA thymidine ADP-ribosyltransferase family protein yields the protein MDRQRRKQAEFLIYRFCPWDLIQEIAVVNVGLRDRVRDILPTSSRRLASL from the coding sequence ATGGACCGTCAGCGCCGAAAGCAGGCGGAATTTTTGATTTATCGCTTTTGCCCGTGGGACCTAATTCAGGAGATTGCGGTTGTCAATGTGGGCCTGCGGGACCGGGTTAGGGATATCCTGCCTACTTCCTCCAGGAGGCTGGCGAGCCTCTGA